A single window of uncultured Pseudodesulfovibrio sp. DNA harbors:
- a CDS encoding chemotaxis protein, protein MSKSAIDTGILLETGTNELEILEFSINEIRKEGEEPVPNFFGINVAKVMQVIETPNLDPPESAPHPSFMGTIPLRDLILPVLDLSVWLELNMPKTERDIVIVTEFSKSVTGFLVSGVTEIHRVGWGEVIPPSNIISSNTDAIVGLIDKGDYFVQLLDLETILTQFEPKSDKDVTISETRYNVLVADDSATIRAMIKQNLTEANFNPIITNNGDEALRTIREFRDKAEAEGKDITEFVDIVISDIEMPLMDGFSLTKNIKDDPLLHKLPVILYSSIITKELKHKGDSVGANRQISKPDLNTIPEIAINLIEGGID, encoded by the coding sequence ATGAGTAAGAGTGCAATAGACACCGGAATCCTGTTGGAAACAGGAACCAATGAACTTGAAATTCTCGAGTTCTCCATCAATGAAATCCGCAAGGAAGGCGAAGAGCCTGTCCCCAATTTTTTCGGAATCAACGTGGCCAAAGTTATGCAGGTCATTGAGACTCCGAACCTCGATCCGCCGGAATCAGCTCCCCATCCATCCTTTATGGGAACCATACCTCTTCGTGACCTGATTCTCCCGGTTCTCGACCTTTCTGTTTGGCTGGAACTGAATATGCCAAAAACTGAACGTGACATTGTCATTGTCACTGAATTCAGTAAATCCGTCACAGGATTTCTGGTTTCAGGCGTCACGGAAATTCACCGCGTGGGCTGGGGAGAAGTCATTCCCCCTTCAAATATCATCTCCAGTAACACTGACGCCATCGTTGGCCTCATTGATAAGGGAGATTATTTTGTCCAACTCCTTGATTTGGAAACCATCCTGACACAATTCGAACCGAAATCAGATAAAGATGTGACCATCTCTGAAACTCGATACAATGTGCTTGTCGCTGATGACTCCGCCACCATTCGGGCCATGATCAAACAAAACCTCACTGAGGCCAATTTCAACCCGATCATAACGAATAACGGTGATGAAGCCTTGCGGACCATCAGAGAATTCAGAGATAAAGCTGAAGCAGAAGGTAAAGACATCACTGAATTCGTAGACATTGTCATTTCCGACATCGAAATGCCGCTTATGGATGGATTTAGCCTGACCAAAAATATCAAGGACGATCCCCTCTTGCATAAGTTACCTGTTATACTGTATTCCTCCATCATCACGAAGGAACTGAAGCATAAAGGCGATTCTGTCGGTGCCAACAGGCAGATATCCAAGCCCGATTTGAATACGATTCCAGAAATCGCAATCAACCTCATAGAAGGTGGCATAGATTGA
- a CDS encoding Hpt domain-containing protein, with translation MIQRGDEVVEIFIEETAERLDSIESGLLRLEECGINCDQETVNSIFRDAHSVKAGSNLLELKSIEELAHKIENILEMVRKKQLTPNELIITACLESVDKLRELVDNIENSDTISIRLHTRMLEVALERALNT, from the coding sequence TTGATCCAACGCGGCGACGAAGTAGTTGAAATCTTCATAGAAGAAACAGCCGAACGGCTCGACTCCATCGAGTCGGGCCTTTTGCGTTTGGAAGAATGCGGGATCAACTGCGATCAGGAAACAGTCAACTCTATCTTTCGCGACGCCCATTCAGTCAAGGCGGGGTCCAATCTGCTTGAACTCAAAAGTATTGAGGAATTGGCACATAAGATTGAAAACATACTGGAAATGGTCCGCAAAAAGCAACTCACTCCAAACGAATTGATCATCACGGCGTGCCTTGAATCCGTCGACAAACTCAGAGAACTCGTCGACAATATTGAAAACAGCGACACCATTTCCATTCGCCTTCATACGCGCATGCTTGAAGTGGCTCTGGAAAGAGCACTCAACACATAA